The Dermacentor andersoni chromosome 1, qqDerAnde1_hic_scaffold, whole genome shotgun sequence genomic interval tgaccgcgcttgtttctgcgtgcgtgccatcgtaatctgcttcgatcgaccctgcattcctttgttggtgcgtctgcgtgtatgtagagtggtagtcaacctgcgtggtagtcaacgtgagtggtaatcaacgtgagtggtagtcaacagatgaaggtcactatacgtactgcatgaaccgggaagcttttcatgCGTTTAAACAGTCTTTGTaaattgccgacagctttggacagcgcacaaatgccgacgatcacatccccgcttacgttccacgaggaggcatgcaggaacacaacactacagttgtttgaccggaaacgagctcactagatcggcgaaagatcggcgagatcactagatcgctttgcaaaaaacatactcgccaaagagcatttccaacacgaggagatcccaagacttcgctttcgttcgcgtcgaaagcactgctcgcaccagcattgtttgcttcttcgagaggccggctcttcgcaatcggctcgtacatgtagggagtaacgccaaactcctcagaaaaacgcagtctctctaaattttccattaccgtctcagaaaaacagcaccaaactacctggcaccgcgcttcatgtgtagcgggagcggtcggttactagagttgatgTCACGAGGCGCccaaccaatcacaggcggaaacgagaagcgcgagctgggcgtgtccgctgctgcacttttcgtcgaaataaaatatatttgccctttctttcgctcaatttcgatacgatattcgaattcggagggttgaaaccattatgtacagatgttcactcattttttctggaaaacctttcagcttccctttaaataaaACTTTGGTTGTGGAACTCGGCTAGCATAAAGAAGTTAAGAACAGCAAGAGTCACGGCTAAGGTATACGTCAACGTGATATTATGGATTTTAGAGCATCCTTTATGTGGGCAGTTTTGTCGTGAAAAAGTCCCCGACTTTCTAAATCTAGTTTTTTGTTCTTTCAGACTGCACAGTACTCCTCCTTTCCAATAAACAATTAACCAGACCGAAGTAGACGCCGTCAAAATGTATGATGACACAGTGAGCTAGCATCGGAGCTTATTGTTTTTAACAAGAATTGCCAAGGCACCTCTCAGGATAACAGTAGTGGTTTTAGCTATTGTAGAAGCACGAATAAATAATACAGCCTAACTTAATATTCCTCTTTTATATCCATTTAAAAAGCTAAGAGGAGTAGTTCTTAAGCGAAAACAGGTCTAAAGCTGCACAGGAAAGGCTGAGCCATCATTCGTTCATTTACTGCTGTATAAGTTTGTTCAGCGACAAGGTTCAGTCAACTCATGAGCTCGCGGCCAGTGAGCACAGATGCTCATTCTCATTAGATTTACGCCCAGTCATACATTTCCACTGACTTGCACTCACGTACACTCACTCAACATCACTCACTTTCACTGAAACTCTTGCTCGTACACACACATCGGCTTACAGTCACGAGCACTCACATTCACACATCCTCTCACGCTCACTGGTTATCACTTAGATGCATACTTGTGTCTAGTCACACTTACTGGTACTTGCATTCATATTCATATCAACTCACACTCACCAGCTCTTGCTCAGGCTCATACTCTTGCCCACTCACTCAGTCACTCACTCCTGTTCATACTCACATCCACTCATACTCGCCGATGCTCACTCACATTCATGCTCATGTTCACTCATGCTGTTCATGCCCCACTCATGGCCATACTCGAATTGGTGAAATGAATGTGACTATGCTAACTTATGCCTGTGTGAAGGATTCACGTCATTCAAGGGTTGTGATTTGGGTTTGTCGGTACATCATCAAGGAAGCGTTAAGTGTAGTGCTGCTAGGACACGGATGCAGTCCTGTACCTCCTCTGACCGTGTGGTAGTTGAACTACATCGAATACTTTTGTGGGTCATGTCATGTCTGCTACTTCCTTAATCCTTTCTTTAAGACTTCTACACAGCCTCTGCCAGATTTCTTTCGCTTTTTGGTTCAGTGGACATATCATACTACATAGAAGCTGGGTTTTCGTTTCCATTTTCTCTCATTTTAGTATTGGTGAACAGTTAATGAATTCAGTTGTCTTTCGCAATCCAGATGGGCAGACATGCCATGCTGGTCATGGCCACAGCTGCCCTTCTGATACCCACTCATGgcagtgttttttctttttctcttgttcgCTCAGCGGACATTTCATGCTACATAAAAATGGTTCTTAGTCTATGGTTTTTTCCGATTGAGAGGCTATCGAGTATTCCtaaatttgacgtaatagttctgcggaaacccgcatggtggagagaagtaataaaggTAAAATGACACATCCATCCAAACGTAgccaagtgctacaaaggaaacccatacgggttccttgaaagaaaagctttgcagtggaagaaaaattcgtcctggtccaggactcgaacctgggaccactgcctttccagggcagccactctaccatctgagcttaccaggcggctagcagatagcaggtgaagtcgaatttatcaagaACTCGGAAGCAAAGACAAGAgattgatgtaatagttctgcggaaacccgcaaggtggagagaaataattaataTAGGGAAAAatacccaaacgtagctaagtgctacgaaggaaaccgatacgggttccttgaaagaaaagcttcacagttgaagaaaaattcatcctggtccgggacttcaacccgggaccaccgcctttcagtCAGCGTCTCCATGTGACGCTGACTGAATGAAATCTTCACAAGAAGATTAGTGAAGCACAGTGGGTAtgccttcctcttttttttctggaGCATGCAGCTGGCTCTCATTACTGATTGGCTGATACAAGCCCCAGCCTCTACTGCTCAGAGTTCAGGAGATGGGAGTATGCACTTTACTGAAATGTCATAAAACAATCTCCATCTACGATAGGTGTATCTTCTAGTTAACAAAAATTCTGTCTTGAACCATACCTCAATTAGCCACAAATAATTCAACCATCTCATAAATTAAGAAAAGTCAGTGGTCCCTAGGAGTTAATGCATGTTGACTCTATTGTGCTTTGCCTATTGCAATATAGCAAATATTATTCACCAAAGTGGGACAAGCATTTGATGATCCATTGAACCAGCAAATGTTTTTTAAGTGTTGCTTTATATTCCCAAAGTTGATAATATTTTTTGTATGTGCCTTGTAAAatttgtgttctctccctctcttttctttttgaactCAAGAGCCTCCCACTTTAATAAGAATAACTTTTCTCTTCTGTAGTTGCGCTGAATGGAGCAGCCTGAGCTCAGCCAGTCCGTACCACCTGCAGCAGAAAAACATGTAAGCGAAAGCTCTGTTCATGACATTTTGATTGATGCTGCACTGGAGTCAGTATACAGAAATGAGGCACTTGATCCAGGTCAAGCTGAGCAGCTTGCAGCATCAGAAACACCTGCTCAGGAAAGCTTTGCAGAAAGCGCACTTTCTTCAATGCACCCTGGCATTGAAAAGCTGGAGCCAGTTTTGGGCAGTGTGACAGTACCTGAATCCAACACCCGAGAAGCAttgttaaaagaaaaaagaacattgaatCTATTGGACAAGGAACTTGAGAATTTAGTGAAACCATCTTCACAATGTTCCAAAAAGCCAGAGAATGAGTCTGGGCCTGGCGCCAGTCAGGACTTCACTGAAGTGCCAACTCCACTTGGCAAAGCAGTTCCGCAAGATGTTCCCCTACAACCAGGTCCACCTGGTGAAACAGTTCAGCCAGACGTTGCTGAGGAACCTGCTCCAACTTGTGAAACAGTTCCATTTGATGTTGCTGAGCAGCCAGCTCATGTTGCTGGAGCAGTTCCACGAGATTTTTCTGAACAAGCTGCTTCAGTTGCTGAAGCGGTGTCACAGGATGTCGTTGAACGAGCTGCCCCAATTAGTGAAGCAGTTCCAGAAGTTGAACAATCAGCTCCATTTACTGAAGCAGTTCCACAAGATGTTGAGCAGTCAGCTACATTTTCTGAAGCAGCGCAACAAAGCAAAATAGCTGAGCCAGTTGATGCAGCTACACAAAATGGGTCAGCAGCTACCTCCGAGCCAGAACTGAGGCGGTCATCTCGTCCACGCAAACCCTCAGTGCGTATGAGATCCCCTGGTGGTGAGACTGTGGAACGCTCATCAGAACCTGCAGTTTCGAAACGAAAATCAGCCTCTCACAAAATACCAGATAACTTGCAAGCTGTGGTTCCTACAAATACTGAACCTCCTACGCCAACAAAGTCCCTCCCATCCAAGATGGAGCGCatgaagtttggcaacagcagcCCACTTCTttcaaaagcaaagaaaaaaatttcaaccGAGGAAAAGACTTGTGTTACTCATTATCGGCAGCAAAGTGCTGCACCAGGGAACACTTCTGACAGTCGTCTTAGCCAGTATGCTTGCCAAAAGTGCAGTTTTCGTACTAGCCGCATGGACAATCTTGTGCGACACAACAAGCAAGATTGTGCATATGTGAAGGACTTTTTCAGCTGGGATGCGAACACTTTTACGGAAGCTACTCAAATGCCCAAGAAGAGGTCTTTGTCACCAGCTGTAGTTTGTGTGAATGATGGCACCGAGGAAGCAAGCAACTCTTCATCTGCTAGGCGCAAAAGGCATATGCGAAAATTTGAAAGAAGCCCCAAAGCCCCAGAAAAGAAGAAACCAGCAACAGCGTCCCCAAGGTACATCCACATAATTGAGTGAGCGTTTTTGCacttcctgatttttttttcttgcatgttgTAACTCTTACAAAAAACTTGTGCATCTGCTACTAAAGGCTCTGATATTTATTAATATCTTGATTTGTTGGTGTATGAATGGTATGCATTTTCATAGTTGCTGACCATAAGGTTTAGCAAGAGGTACTGAATGTCTAAATTCTGAAGAAAAGTGCAGTGGCAAAATGCAATTGCTAAGCATGTTGCTGATAGCTGAGCAAGTCTCATTGTGTGCAGTGTTATTGTATCTGGTGATGTAaacacatttgcatatttttcagTAGCTCTAATGGCCAGATTTCCTCTATTGTTTTCGTTTTACGGTGCCCTTGAGCCTTGAGTGAAGCATCTGCTTAGTGGTGTAAAAAGTGTTCACTATAATAGAAACTTGCTACATTTGTAGTTGCCATCAAAGCAGCCATGAGGATGTTGGCATTATGCATCTGTTTGGAACACGAAAATGcatgtgattttttttcttttttttttgtgcagactgTTTTAATGAGGTCTGCTTGACCAGAATCTGCTGGATTGCACTTTCAGGGTTTGCCAGGCTGTCCACAGGCTACTATGTGTAACGGATTGCTGCAGTTATGTAGTGTTATAGCATGTTCAGATTTTCCCGCTTGAACTTAGCTGtaaaactttgttttattttttgcttaacTTACTGCTCAAAACTCTCTTCAATATTCCAGCACAGGTGGCCGCTCAGTCCACTTGCATGCACCCATTTCTGGCATTGCTCAGTGTACAAGGAGTGTTATGTTAGATAATTAAAATGGCCTGTAAGATCACATTTAGTACCATGTTGGGCATCAAACATCACACTCCATAAAGTTTACACTGTGAAAGCCATCGGGGTGTTCTTTGTGTCTCTTGAGTTCTGCATTgggtaaatctgagctgctgtgCCACAGTTTGTTCTACTTGTTCTAAATGAACTGGTGTGAAAACCAGGCTATTGTAAGTGCGTGTACCTGCACTGGCTGCTTGCAAAGTTTCTTGAATGATGAAAAATGCTTTGCATTAAGTGAGAGTTTCCTCTCAGTAGAGAGTTGGGCTTGACTGTATTTCTATAGCATGCCATGGTCACCTGTACATTGTGTTGCAAGAAACACctgatcaaaaaaaaaagaatctggaACTTCGGGCTGTTGTCAATAAAAAATATGTGAAAGTTTAAGCATTATGCAGCAGTCGACTGCGAAATAATGTTTAGAATAGTTTCAGTTTTCATGCCTAGATTTAATTTTTATGCAGGCAGTTCACTTTATGCCTAAAGTTGCATAATTTTTAGTGTCCACTGTTGGGTCTTCTTTCTACGATACGCTGTGCACCTAACAACTGGTTAGATAAACATGCAGCCTATTTACATTACAAAGTTAGCCATACCATGTTTGGTATCAGTAATGCTGTATTGTGGTAATTCTCTGCTTTGTTGCAGCTTTGTTTTACTGTGCAGAAAGATTTATAAGGTCATGCACTTTTTTATGGTAATACAGCATGGTTAAAGCTTGCTGTTTATACAACCATACTTTCTTTGAGGTAGAGAATGTGGATGTTCATCCAGAGCAACTGTTATTGTATAATTGAGTATGAAGGCACCACTTACAGGTTTAATTCAGCAGTTTAGCACTAATTTTCTTTGTGTCCATTGTACTTACGTATGATCACAGGTTGCCACTTGATTGCATTTAATACTTACCATGGTGGTGTAGTGACTATGGCATTGTGATGTTAAGGGACAgggcacgggatcaaatcccggctgtaGCAGCTGCCGTTCTATGGGaccgaaatgcaagaacacctgtgtACCCGGGCaatgggtggtcaaaattaatctggaccCTCTCCACTTGTCCCCATCTAGCTtctgcaagcgaaatttcttccctgcattTTCAGATACCTGAGGTTGAGGATTGCATGatgcatacgtcatgggccccacctttcttcttctctcttgcttttttgctgcacggcgcacttccgctgatggtCTCACACACGAGCTGTCAGAACGTTCTCaagtatacacagtaacagtaggaagaagcgcactgatagCAGcattcttgattgatgtcagctattagccaatagcagctgcgtatgggaatctgctatattccaaaataaagcatccagaaaagagtgaggagcaggattctgttgaaaaaagagcgtttgagagaaagctgATTTTGCGCTCTGCTTGCAAGCTCCATGTGCCGCtcacgactgcaaaacttggtTGAAGTGCTCACAGTAGCGTATGCTCTCCGCGGACTATGATTTTTTACCAAGGTCGAGGGCGGGTTCAGGATCCTTTTAATTCAGTGTTTGTATGCCaccttgaaatccttgaaaacccttgaatttggaAGAAAGATTCACATCCCTGGCCTGTAAAACTCCTTGAAAATAAATGTGCCCCTTAAATTCCTTGAAAACTGGACTTGGGGACAAGTTTTGAACCCTCAGAAGTTACAGAACCCACTAGAGGCTATGTCATGGACACTGTCTATCGGGAAAAAATCTTTGACATATTTTTTATAGTGTTGCTAAATGATTGCAATGTGGCTTGTTCGCAGCAACGTAAGACAAGCTAGTTTAAATCCCATTGCCATCGTGGAGCTAGAGAAAGTGAGATTAAGTGACCAGGCCATGCCACAATATTGTTGCTTTGCTATTGCCCACCACAGCCATCATGGCTTAAGTTTCGAGCGCTAGGCTCTAGAAATGCCTGGTGGAAAGCTTCAGACAATATACTAACCATCATGCCAGAAGGTGATCGACCACTAAAAGAGGAAAACCAACTTAGAAAAGTGACCTGAATAGCTTGAAGCATGGGTCCAACTCAGCAGCTACATAACTGCAAGGAATTGTAGATAAGAAGCAGGAGATTTCACTATATTTCAGTGTATGTCTACGAATAAGGTTTGTTTTCCCCTCTTTGCATTTTGTCCTTAAGCATTATTGAAATACTTGAAATGTCCATGAATTTTAGTCTAATGTTCTGTACAGACTCAGTTTTATGGTTCTATTATGTTTCATGCACCATTCTTCTTATTGATTAACCTTGTTTCACATCTTAGGATGCATGGGGAGAGCTCTGAAGATGACAATGATGCATCTGTGTCTGATGCCACACCACAGGAAAGTATGCACTGCATATGTGCCGTTTTTCCGGTAGAAAAGTAATGGGGTCATTTTGTTTGCATTGCAGGGAAACAAAAAATGAGAAAGGCATAGACATGTGCACACAGTGACATCACTAGGGGGGGATGGACCGACCTGGGTGCAACTTACTGAGTAGCGGCTGTGCTGCGGTCTCCACTCAAGCCATTGTTTCATCCGCTGCTTGTAGCCGAATGCAGTAAACATTTCTAGGATGCTTACAAAATATGACCTGTCAAACTGCTAACCatgttgtcttttttttaaattctaaatGCCGAATTTCAGGCAGAAATAATAGTTGCCCTTAAGGCCTTTAGATGAATGCACATTCTCTGTACAAATTGTGTGTTAGGAAGAGGAGgggccggcaaaaaaaaaaaaaaaaaagaggggacgCGCGTACACACGAACACGTCAAGCAGTTGCGCCAGGTGCTGGGAACCCATTCTGTGCTTGCTGCTAACTGATTCACAGATGTGCTGTTGTGCTGTGAATGATGAGTTGATAATTTAATTACAAAATTATGCACATCCAACATACATCTGTgtatgcgagagagagagagtgaatgaGAAAGAGAGCTATTGTGAAATagttaatcaaatgctataaatttgcccatttcgttCCTGTGGCTTTGGTGTAAAGGAAACTGGCGCATGTGTTCTCATGCACCCATGCTATGCAATGTGACAAATGCGGCAATCATAtcaaagagctagttggtgtTGGCACGATAGGAGTGTATGTGCAATTGTAGCCAAATGGTTAGCGCATCAGGCTGCTGTTCTGGAAGAGGGCGGTTTGATCCCATCATTGAGCATGtgattaattttattttttcttatgtGTGAGCAATTCGGCAAAACAGTAGCAGTACCTAGTATTCGCGGTGAGGCAAGTCCGGTAGGGTTCgcagagaaagcttcactttaatattTATCATGTCTTCAGGGATAAATCCAGCCTCCTACGTGTTAAGAAGTTGCTTTCCTGCCTACATAAGGATGTGCTGATATGCCTCCATACAGCTGTATGCTTTTGACAGACCGTACCAAATTTAAATGCAGCcattgcaggaaaaaaaaaaaaaaaactcaattgtAAGGGCTTTGCCGTGAAATCAAGAGATAGAACCGAAACCACTCTTACTGTAAGGAGAACAAGCTTTCATGTAGTAGTAGCTGTTTCCTGTGTAAGTGGACTAACCTATTTAAGATCACACAGAAAGTAGCTTACATAGTATACGTACCACATATATTTATGCAGATAATTCGTTTTTAAGTTATTCCTTGGCTCTGTCAGTAAACTTCATCCTAGAGCTTTGTGGTTTCATCTTCTTTGAAATAGCTTATATATCAAAGGATATCTTCCTAATTGTCCTCCATTTTGGCAGTAATTAGCACTTATGTTTTTGCTCAAGTTGGTGCGACAGATCTTGTGTAGTTTCAACTTTGCTTGTGTTAAAGGCTGTTCCCACAAGCTACTGCTATTTGatattgtaatattgttttttgtcTCATATTTGTCCTGTTTGCACAGAAATTGAGTTTGCTGAAGATGACGTTGTTTGGGTGGAGTGGAAGCGGTTGCACTGGCCTGCCTTGGTTAGTAGAGTTGTGTTGGTTCTGCTATTTTTAACTACGTGACACTTCAAAAAATCCATGCTTAAGTGCAACAAAATGTTTTAAATTCTCGTTTTTCAGGTTCTGAAAGTTTATCCGAAGACTAGGAAAGCCAAAGTGTTTCTAATTCATTCAATCACGGCAAAAGAGACGTATGTGGGATTTTTTGTAATATGCATGGAATGTTGTGACTGACCACTGAAGTATTCCTCTCATGCTTTTTCAGTGCCTTAGTCAACATTAAAAAGATGTTCAACTTCAACAACGCCGAGAGGAACAAACAATTTTTGGTGAGTTGGGTGTGCTAATGACTAACCACACCAGGATTATTTCTATCTAGGGGGGGCAGGGGGGTGGTGGCAAGAAGTCATGATAGTTTTtagaacacacacgcacagagggtgacccgccgtggttgctcagtggctatggtgttaggctgctgagcacgaggtcgcgggatcgaatcctggccacggcggccgcatttcgatgggggcgaaatgcgaaaacacccgtgtacttagatttaggtgcacgttaaagaaccccaggtggtcgaaatttccggagtcccccactacggcgtgcctcataatcagaaagtggttttggcacgtaaaaccccataattttatttttatttttaacgcACAGAGGGTGTTTCTACGGAGACCTTAAGAAATATTTAAAAACAGCCGTTACGAAATAAAAGGATGGTTCTTTCAGAGACATGCCGTCAGTGGTGATGACCACGAGGGGACAGGTGATGCATGGTAATTAGTTgctaattaaagggacactaaaagcaaatattaaGTCCAGCTAAAGCgatagtgctcgagaatctctaaggtgtcaacATTAttctgaacagagccttaatacaGTAGCTGACTGTTTATTCAAACCTcatggggactgcggaaatgtctaaataaacaggtgtccgaaaaagcagattaagaaaaaaaaaaaaaaaagaaatcctttatttccatgcact includes:
- the LOC126547839 gene encoding uncharacterized protein isoform X3 — protein: MEQPELSQSVPPAAEKHVSESSVHDILIDAALESVYRNEALDPGQAEQLAASETPAQESFAESALSSMHPGIEKLEPVLGSVTVPESNTREALLKEKRTLNLLDKELENLVKPSSQCSKKPENESGPGASQDFTEVPTPLGKAVPQDVPLQPGPPGETVQPDVAEEPAPTCETVPFDVAEQPAHVAGAVPRDFSEQAASVAEAVSQDVVERAAPISEAVPEVEQSAPFTEAVPQDVEQSATFSEAAQQSKIAEPVDAATQNGSAATSEPELRRSSRPRKPSVRMRSPGGETVERSSEPAVSKRKSASHKIPDNLQAVVPTNTEPPTPTKSLPSKMERMKFGNSSPLLSKAKKKISTEEKTCVTHYRQQSAAPGNTSDSRLSQYACQKCSFRTSRMDNLVRHNKQDCAYVKDFFSWDANTFTEATQMPKKRSLSPAVVCVNDGTEEASNSSSARRKRHMRKFERSPKAPEKKKPATASPRYIHIIEMHGESSEDDNDASVSDATPQEKIEFAEDDVVWVEWKRLHWPALVLKVYPKTRKAKVFLIHSITAKETALVNIKKMFNFNNAERNKQFLNEGRVGHNSGALVKAAQKAEEFLRKRCLGSSIDAKRFFWNEGADTAVLTCAELDDGEIIRQVSAAPLDDDSESEDDAPCATLPSHAECVQAVTVLSAAYSERTTLSESQAYLIAHKQNSMQ
- the LOC126547839 gene encoding uncharacterized protein isoform X1; this translates as MEQPELSQSVPPAAEKHVSESSVHDILIDAALESVYRNEALDPGQAEQLAASETPAQESFAESALSSMHPGIEKLEPVLGSVTVPESNTREALLKEKRTLNLLDKELENLVKPSSQCSKKPENESGPGASQDFTEVPTPLGKAVPQDVPLQPGPPGETVQPDVAEEPAPTCETVPFDVAEQPAHVAGAVPRDFSEQAASVAEAVSQDVVERAAPISEAVPEVEQSAPFTEAVPQDVEQSATFSEAAQQSKIAEPVDAATQNGSAATSEPELRRSSRPRKPSVRMRSPGGETVERSSEPAVSKRKSASHKIPDNLQAVVPTNTEPPTPTKSLPSKMERMKFGNSSPLLSKAKKKISTEEKTCVTHYRQQSAAPGNTSDSRLSQYACQKCSFRTSRMDNLVRHNKQDCAYVKDFFSWDANTFTEATQMPKKRSLSPAVVCVNDGTEEASNSSSARRKRHMRKFERSPKAPEKKKPATASPRYIHIIEMHGESSEDDNDASVSDATPQEKIEFAEDDVVWVEWKRLHWPALVLKVYPKTRKAKVFLIHSITAKETALVNIKKMFNFNNAERNKQFLNEGRVGHNSGALVKAAQKAEEFLRKRCLGSSIDAKRFFWNEEGDTCSTDSDDFDLDPFCPEGEDDGLDTAAARIKEKRKQRNEKLVQCIKEGKVNDHLLGVLNGTVPSERNKLFYSTSRNENLQLKDWSWFGPIEDVSQQEEIYEFCFELLKANSDLGPTFDIASYVIEVWCPEAVMKALSITRGINMDKAEEVLLRAVIHTRAEFEAHRQEFSSTPLDPEAERERSERMHTEIRDSGIADDIIAALL
- the LOC126547839 gene encoding uncharacterized protein isoform X2; its protein translation is MEQPELSQSVPPAAEKHVSESSVHDILIDAALESVYRNEALDPGQAEQLAASETPAQESFAESALSSMHPGIEKLEPVLGSVTVPESNTREALLKEKRTLNLLDKELENLVKPSSQCSKKPENESGPGASQDFTEVPTPLGKAVPQDVPLQPGPPGETVQPDVAEEPAPTCETVPFDVAEQPAHVAGAVPRDFSEQAASVAEAVSQDVVERAAPISEAVPEVEQSAPFTEAVPQDVEQSATFSEAAQQSKIAEPVDAATQNGSAATSEPELRRSSRPRKPSVRMRSPGGETVERSSEPAVSKRKSASHKIPDNLQAVVPTNTEPPTPTKSLPSKMERMKFGNSSPLLSKAKKKISTEEKTCVTHYRQQSAAPGNTSDSRLSQYACQKCSFRTSRMDNLVRHNKQDCAYVKDFFSWDANTFTEATQMPKKRSLSPAVVCVNDGTEEASNSSSARRKRHMRKFERSPKAPEKKKPATASPRMHGESSEDDNDASVSDATPQEKIEFAEDDVVWVEWKRLHWPALVLKVYPKTRKAKVFLIHSITAKETALVNIKKMFNFNNAERNKQFLNEGRVGHNSGALVKAAQKAEEFLRKRCLGSSIDAKRFFWNEEGDTCSTDSDDFDLDPFCPEGEDDGLDTAAARIKEKRKQRNEKLVQCIKEGKVNDHLLGVLNGTVPSERNKLFYSTSRNENLQLKDWSWFGPIEDVSQQEEIYEFCFELLKANSDLGPTFDIASYVIEVWCPEAVMKALSITRGINMDKAEEVLLRAVIHTRAEFEAHRQEFSSTPLDPEAERERSERMHTEIRDSGIADDIIAALL